The Triticum aestivum cultivar Chinese Spring chromosome 7B, IWGSC CS RefSeq v2.1, whole genome shotgun sequence genome window below encodes:
- the LOC123157166 gene encoding lysine histidine transporter 1 — MGTQAAENFEPPAKDVRTDEQKKIDDWLPITSSRNAKWWYSAFHNVTAMVGAGVLSLPYAMSELGWGPGIAVLVISWVITLYTLWQMVEMHEMVPGKRFDRYHELGQHAFGDKLGLWIVVPQQLIVEVGVNIVYMVTGGRSLKKFHDVICDGKCKDIKLTFFIMIFASVHFVLSQLPNLNSISGVSLAAAVMSLSYSTIAWGASVDKGKMVDVDYNLRATTTPGKVFGFFGALGEVAFAYAGHNVVLEIQATIPSTPEKPSKKPMWKGVVVAYIVVALCYFPVALIGYWAFGNSVDDNILITLNKPTWLISTANMMVVIHVIGSYQIYAMPVFDMIETVLVKKLKFPPGLTLRLIARTLYVAFTMFVAITFPFFGGLLGFFGGFAFAPTTYFLPCIMWLAIYKPKRFSLSWFTNWVCIVLGVCLMILSPIGGLRQIILDSKTYKFYS, encoded by the exons ATGGGGACGCAGGCAGCGGAGAACTTCGAACCGCCGGCCAAG GATGTCAGGACGGATGAGCAGAAGAAGATTGACGACTGGCTCCCGATCACGTCGTCGAGGAACGCCAAGTGGTGGTACTCGGCCTTCCACAATGTCACCGCCATGGTCGGCGCGGGGGTGCTCAGCCTCCCCTACGCCATGTCCGAGCTCGGCTG GGGCCCTGGCATCGCGGTGCTGGTCATCTCGTGGGTGATCACGCTCTACACGCTGTGGCAGATGGTGGAGATGCACGAGATGGTGCCCGGGAAGCGGTTCGACAGGTACCACGAGCTCGGGCAGCACGCCTTCGGCGACAAGCTGGGGCTGTGGATCGTGGTGCCGCAGCAGCTGATCGTGGAGGTTGGCGTGAACATCGTGTACATGGTGACCGGCGGGAGGTCGCTCAAGAAGTTCCACGACGTGATCTGCGACGGCAAGTGCAAGGACATCAAGCTCACCTTCTTCATCATGATCTTCGCGTCCGTGCACTTCGTGCTCTCGCAGCTCCCAAACTTGAACTCCATCTCCGGCGTGTCCCTGGCCGCCGCCGTCATGTCGCTGTCCTACTCGACCATCGCGTGGGGCGCGTCGGTGGACAAGGGGAAGATGGTGGACGTGGACTACAACCTCCGCGCCACCACGACGCCGGGGAAGGTGTTCGGCTTCTTCGGGGCGCTGGGCGAGGTGGCGTTCGCGTACGCCGGCCACAACGTGGTGCTGGAGATCCAGGCCACCATCCCGTCCACGCCGGAGAAGCCGTCCAAGAAGCCCATGTGGAAGGGCGTGGTGGTGGCCTACATCGTCGTCGCGCTCTGCTACTTCCCCGTCGCCCTCATCGGCTACTGGGCCTTCGGCAACAGCGTCGACGACAACATCCTCATCACCCTCAACAAGCCCACCTGGCTCATCTCCACCGCCAACATGATGGTTGTCATCCATGTCATCGGAAGCTACcag ATTTACGCGATGCCGGTGTTCGACATGATCGAGACGGTGCTAGTGAAGAAGCTCAAGTTCCCTCCCGGCCTCACGCTCCGCTTGATTGCCCGGACCCTCTATGTTG CGTTCACCATGTTCGTCGCCATCACCTTCCCTTTCTTCGGTGGCCTGCTCGGATTCTTCGGCGGGTTCGCCTTTGCGCCCACGACATACTTC CTGCCCTGCATCATGTGGCTCGCCATCTACAAGCCCAAAAGATTCAGCCTCTCATGGTTCACCAACTGG GTCTGCATCGTCCTTGGAGTGTGCCTCATGATCCTGTCGCCAATCGGAGGGCTCAGACAGATCATCTTGGATTCCAAGACATACAAATTCTACTCATAG